GTGTACCAGTTTCATGGCTGATAATGATCatgacaattttatttttttgtgtagTTTCAATTCTCCATCTTGCTACAGGAATCTATTTTCTTTATATCTGTAGGACATAGAATAATTTCTAGTTTCTATCATATTTGAACATCATGCCGCTATTCTTGATACATTAGTTGAAGAAAATTGTTGTGATTCTAATGTTATTCTTAAGCTGAGATGTCATCATGACTCACAATGTACTTCAGTTCTCTGTTTGAATAATCTATCTGCTGCTACAACAAAGAGCCTTGTGAATGTGGAAATCTTTGGGACCTTCTTCTGCTAGAGTTGGTCTTCAATTCCATGGAAACGCAAACTTCTACTCTTTGGTAATTAAGTTATGCAGTTTTACAAAATCATCCATTGTTAGTTCTTCAGGCCTTGACTGTaaacatcagaagaacatgagtcaGCAAAATCCTTGAGAAATGAAAttcaatgaaaataaaaataagaaagagtAGCACGTGCTGATAACTCACAGTACTTAGAAGACCTATGCTTTCTAAAGCTTCTTCTATCTCAACAGATGTGCATATGTGCTGTAGTGACTTGCGTATCATCTTGCGCTTCTCATTGAATGCTGAATTAACCTGCAAGTACATAGAACTGAGCTGTTATTACTGAAAAATAGTGAAAGAGGTGTTTATATGTGTGACATTGTCTTTGTTTAGAGTAGCTTGGAAGATAACATTGTCAAATAGCAAGTGAAGTTTTTAGTAACCAATGCGCAATGGGATATTTCAGAGTGCAACAAGACTTTTATGAAACTAAAGATGAAAATCCTTAGAAACTCAATTCATGACAATATATGACAGAGAAAGGGAAGCTACCACTGCAAAGAAGCTTTTACTCGACGATACTTGGGGATATTCGGATGGTTGCTTCAGTTTGAATGAGACAACGGCTGCATCAACCTAGCCAAACATGAAAAATAATCAGACTGATTTCTGCCACTATCCACAAATTCAACTGTTATGCAAGATAAGGCCAATAACCTTATTGCCTGCCGTTTTGAGGACTTACTGCACCTGCTGTATTGACATCCCTTATTCATTTTTTATAGTTAAATAAAATTGGGGCGCAAGTTTTTCATAAGCCACTCTGCTTTACAGTTTGTTTTAGATTCTAGTGCAGACAAAATATGGAAAAGCACTTCCCCGGTTTTCCAAAATTGGCTTTTGCTGCATCAACAGGAATTTTTTGTGACCTTTTAAAAGCTAAAACAAACAGGCGTGTGTgtttattttagatttattatGGTAGTCAGTGACAAATATACATTCTGAAAGCCACAAGTTCCTAGCTTTCTTGAAACCGAGTTTCAGATGATAGAATGTTTTTTAAACTTTAATACACACAGATATCTCTTGATTTCAAAAGTCATATATACAACCAATGTCTCTCGCATATATTGGATTATTATTCTAAAAATCACATAGAAAGAAGCTTTTAGCATGACATTTTTTATAGTTGATCTGTTCCTAACtgcatataaaaaaaaaataccacAACCAAGATCATTCAGGTACATATAAATCTTATATCACTTACATTAGGCTGAgggaaaaaatttgttctttcgaCCTTAAATTTGTACTCGGGATCTGCAAAGGAAAGTCAGGACTTCAGCATAAAATAAACTAAACTTGGTGttatggatatcaaaatttctagTTGCATTTTGATGTACAATAACTTAATAAAAACCCCAGGAAAGCATTGAAATCCAACTCTTTTTTACAATTATCTCTTTGAGTCATGAATGCCAACAAAGGTTAAGCACTTCCATTACTGGATTGGTTtaataagttttatttgatttacaaTATGAAAACTTGTGACCCTTGATTGTAAAAGGATGGGAAGGAACTGACAACCAATATACGTAGCAGTCCACTATTTTTAAGTACCTGAGtaaaaattaacaaatatattGATGGGACGATACTCAGGTGTCCTGAGTGATGGTTCCACCAAACGCAGGGCAGTCTCCTCCTGCAATAGTTTGATCTGTTTAGTCAATAACTGTTATTACACTAAAACTAGGAACATTAAAATGGAGGCCAATAGAAACTGGATACGAATACAATCAGTTATAGAGAATCAGGTATGAATACACATTACACTAGACTAGAAAGGAATCAATTCTAACTTGAAGTAATAGAACCACTTCTGAGAAAATGTCACCCATTGGAAGTAGTAGTTTGATCACATCAGTACTGATATAGAAAGGAATGTTGGCAACCACCTGAATACAACATACATTTCAGGATTTACGATAAGTTACATATAATCTGCCATaatcttgcaaaattaatttGGAAAAGCAAATGACCAAAACGTCATGGTTTAAATATTGCTACTTAGTTTAGGAACCATAAAGTTAAGCTGCCAAATGAATTTTATATAGGTCTATTTCATTCAGTTAAGTCACTGGCTAGTGAGTTATTTCTGACAAATCTACCAACTCAGTATGCATAGTTACCATAGAAAGCTTCAAAGTAAACAATAGCCAATGACCCATTAAACCCATCATAGTGATGAGTGGAGCTGAATGTTAAGGTCAAGTCACCCTCCTTCATCAAGTGGCCGACACTTTGTAAAATTTGACAAAGGAATGAAAAAATAATGGTATTGTAGTTTGCTAGTTTGGGGAACAGAATCCTCACTTTTGCTTTTCTATTATCTGAATCTATTTCCTTTGTGTTTTCATACAGTGATGATATATGAGAGCGCACATGGCATTTGACGATATCCTCATTCAAAACCTGCAAGCATATTATCAAAAGGTCAACATTTATTATACAGAAAAACCAGTTTTAAACTATCATTATTTTAGCATAAAAAATAGGCATGTGACACCGGCATTGGAAGATGAAATACCATCCATCAAAACAGTGCATATACAATTTTCATTGATAATATCGCAAGAGAATTATATCCCTTCTCCCAAGACCTAATTTGCATCTTATCAACAAGACTAGAGACATGCGATATAAAGTTCAAAAAGGTCATGAGTTGTACCTTCAACTTCCCTGTACTTGAAAATCTTTCACTTACAAGGGCAGCCATATGTTTATCCTAAATCCCATGAAAGATAGAAAAGCGTAAACTTGAGTTAAAGTAAAACAGCAATGAAAAAACATAACTTAAACTTCTAAGAAATTTGAAGATTTTACACAACCTACACTGCAATGCAACCATTACTATCTAACAGAAATAGAGACCGAAAATGAAACTGTTTCCAAACAAAATCATATGCAGAAGTATCTAACAAACTGTTTCCATGTAGACAAACAGTGAAACTGCAAAGAAACAAAGGAGTCATGGAAAGTATGAGGGTGTGTGTCTTTGGTTCAAAATTAGTTCTAAAGTTCTACAAATGAAAACCTGCAAACCTTCTCAACTGCCAGAACAAATGCACCCGAGTTTATAAGAGTATTGGTCAAGGAACCGGTTCCCGGTCCAATTTCCAGCACCACATCACCTTCCTGAACACCAGCCACACCAACAAGCTGCTCATTTATCTCAGAGTTCAACATATAATTCTGCCAATAAAAAAACAACACCAAGAGTGACCAAAATTTCCATAACCATTTATTTAAGCAAACTcatttcacaccaaacaaaacaCCCCCTAATGTTCAAAACAACGCATGCCCACCTCATGTTCGATAAAATGCCCCCACCACAAAGCAAATAAACAATGAACTTTGGAGAGTTGCAACGCATTGGGTCATGTGAATTATTCTCACCTGTCCGAGAGATTTTCTTGGGGATCTGCCTTTGGAGTTAAGAGCTTTGAGAGTGCCATGGTAATCGTCTTTGTTCGGGGTTGAAGGTCTGTTGTTTCCACGGGCACAAGCTATGTATAGTTTTGGACTCCGTCTGGAACCGTTAGCTTTTTGCGGCGGTTTATGGTGGCTGTTGAAGGATGCGTTGTGAGAAATTGGCGGGAGTGTTTGAAGATAGCATtggtgagaaagagaaagagacatGGTTTTCTGTTGTCCGTTATTCCCGTTAGAATCTTCCTTTGTGTTTTTAACGTTGAAATACAACAAAATGATTATTTCTTAACTATattcttaaatatatttttataattttaatactaaattaaaattttgaaagaTAAATCATAATATTGAAACTAAAGAGAATAAGAGTCCAATTATATTAAAAGGCTAAAGGACTGaaactaaagaaaataaaatagacattggtGAAAATGAAATTGGTTTGATAGGTAGATTCTAAATTGATGgatgattttataatttttgtagtgatacaaaaaacatagaaaagagaATATGAAAGGACACTACTTTTTTTTCCAAATACATCAGATATACTTTTATTCATTTTAGAGGAGTTCTTTCTCACTTCTATTCTTTGCAAATATTCCACAAAACAAGAGGAAAACTACATGAAAACATGGTTCAACAAGAGAGTGAGAGAAACAGAAACTTTTTTCTGATGACATTATTCAAACTAATTCTTaactacacatacacacactaaactgCCCTTGGTCAAAAAAGGGTCTGTTGTTACTGTTTCAACATTTAGTTAATATGATTGTACAAGAGAtccaatgctcaaagcatatatACACACTAGTCATCAAACAAAAGCCGACGCCTCACAGATTTCGGAATATTAGGACTCGATGATTTTCTCTTCACTTTTGAGCCTCCACTGTCCGGGCTATCACTTTTTCTCGATGATGACTCTTCTCCGTGTTTGGAACTATGTTTACTTTTGGTTGTTGGGAAGAACTCTGTAATATTTAGCTGGACACCTTTCGAGTTTGGTGATGATGTTGACGACTTTTCATTTTCTTGAGATTTTGAAGTTGGATTCTTTTTCCTTCTCGCGTCCTTCAGTTCCTGCAAATTTAAATCATTTAGATCTTAACATAAAAGAGGTGCATATAAAACGAATATCATCTGTCAAGtgagaaaaaaaaatcaacaccTGTTCATGCCAAAACCTTTTCACTTCTTCTGGATAAGCAGCTCCAACAAGGTCCATGTTTTCATCTGTCAACAGAAAACGACACCCATCTTCTTCAACAATCTCAGGAGAATCACAGTCGTCAAGTAGATCCACTGTGTCATCATCAACGTCTATAACATCTTCTTGCGTTCCAGATTGACTTGAAAGGGTTTTGGAGGCAATGCTACCCATCGCGCGTTTCCACTTGACGACATAAATCTGATATCCGTATCTCGTCTTCACACGTTTTACAGAATTAAACTCAAACTGTCCAAACAACAAACTAtctgtagtagtagtagtagttgtAGCCATTTCTCTCAAGAAGATGGTGGACATCATAGGAAACATTATCCGTCGAATGTACGACGGATCCCAGTTCTGATGGAAGTTCAAAAAATGTATCAAAAGCTCAATTTTCGGTCTTTCCCATGAGATCTTAGGGCCGTCAATTGCTGCAAACAAAGTTGGTTAAATAACAATGTAGAATGAGTGACAGGTACAATAATACACTCAAAACAACTCTTCTAGATCAATCATATAAGAGGAAAAAAAAGTGACTATGATATTCATCCCAGGTTGACACGTACCGGAAAAGTAACCATTGTCATTGCATAAATACATAGCAATGATTTCATCCTTTGGAAAATTTGGCTCCTTTGCAATCTTGTCACAAATTTTTGTGTGCCAATTTTCAATCTTTTTCTGCTCCTTATTTTTCCTATTCTGTCAAACAAATATCATGTAGACGTGTTTTAATACTAGCAAAAATATAATACAGAACAAATCAGAAACAATGACTAAATTAATCTAGAGGCCATACCATACCACAAGAGTTACAATCACATTTAAAACCTTCGGGCTTTTTCAAGCAACCTTCACTGTCATTTGTGACACAAAATTCACATGAAGACTTTGTATGATCTCTTTTGTTGCCTGGATGACCACAGAATGAGCAGTGAGGTTGTTTTGAATTTGGGGAGTTCCCATCAATATCCATATTGTCGTCAGATTTAATGTCGATAGGAACTTGAAAAGCATTCCCTTTGCCTATCTCATGTAATCTGCATTAAAGATCATCGTCAATTAGGACCGCTAAGACTGGAAAATTTATTGACCACTATTTCATAGTGTATCAGTAACTAAAACATACAATTCGGAATTCAGTTTGAAGGATTTATTAATACCTATTCAATACATCATCTTCACTAAAAGCTTGAACAAAACGAAGAGCACCATCAAGTCCAATCCCTTGAACACCATTCATATCATGATCATTCCCAACCAAAAGAGCGATAGCTATTAGGTGTCTCCTCTTCAATCCAAGCCCGGCCTCAATCTCTGACACATTGTAGCATTCAAACGGTTCCTGCatgtaaaaagaataatttgaACTATactgaaaaatggcaaacaaactAAACCACAACTTTCCAACATACAGCAAGGGGGAGTAGGAGAATGCAGGATGCTAATTAAAAAAGAAGTTTTACAAGAGAAACATCAGAgcatatatattttttggttCAATCATCGCGCCAGATTGTAATATTGACTTATTATCAATCAAGCCACCATGTTCTTCTATTAACCTAACTTTATCATGGTTGTGTGCATGTATTTTGAAAATGAATACTTAAATTATCAACCAAAATTTTCCGTGGTTTTACACTTTTAGTTTTTTGGCAATAATCTCAACATGTGTTCTCAACTCTCAAATACATCCTCTGAGTAGAAAAGGGGTGCATCATAGTATATAGATTCATGAATCATGCTACCATTTAGTGGACTATGCAATGATGGATGTAAGTGTTGTAATCGAACAGACAACTCAAAAGCTACCATAAAATTGCCAAGGGAAGAAATAAAATATAAGGAAGGTGGTTACTCACTTTGGAATTGGGAGAGAAAGATTTTATCACGCATTTGGCCCCAAAGAGGAATGCATCACTGTCAGATGTGATGCACGCATCTACATAACCTTCACTATTTAATTGGGCACAGAGTGCTTCAGCCTCTCCTTTAGCTTTTAGTACAGGAATCCCAAGTAGCTCGGCAAGTTCCTATCACCAATTAACTATAAGGAAAAGCCTGCCAAAAGAACATCTaacaaaacaaaagacaaaaacCAGAATCCACATCTAGAAAGCAAATAAGATTTCGGTATAAAAATAACATGTTCGTCAAAAAACTGAATGCATGCACTTCTTTGCAACTGAGTGCAAAATTAGAGTCAGCACAATAGTTTCTGTAGATAACAATCAAGGTGAAAGAATTATCGCACCACACACTCTTGAACACATATTGAAAATGAACGGTTCCTCTCAGCTGAAACACCTTCAGAAACTGGCAAGCTAGTCGATTCAATTCCAGAAGAACGGAAAAATCTAGCACTCCTGGCCTTTGATTTCAATGGCGATGGAGTCCCATCAACAACAAACACAGGAAATGCTCcaaactacaaaaaaaaaattatattatcatCAAAAATCACTTCCATTCTTCATTTGACTATTTCATAGAAGGAAAAATGGAACAGTAAGTTAGATTACCACCGTTAAATGTCATTCCACTCCATCCAAATACTACCAATAGTAAGCCTTAGAATTTGAGGTTGAGCCTAACTCAACCTTATAAAACCGGTCCATACCATATATTGTCTAGTGTGGAACTCTTAACACACCCATTATGTTCATCACTATTGGGCATGGTGCATGGTCGGGGTGGCTCAACAGGTTCTATACCGTCTTAGAATTTgaggttgggcctaactcaacctccGATGGTGGAGGTGGCTCAACAAATCTTATATCATCTTAGAATTTCAAGTTAGGCCTAACTCAATCTTACAAACAGGTTTGTAAGATGAGGATTGCCCCTACTTATGTCCAGGCCCTATATTATCCGACATGGGACTCTTAAACCTAAGTACTTCAATTTGAATTCATTTAACCTCAATCGGTGTTGAACCATACTCAAACATATATTATCGAATGTGGGACTAGTAAACCTAAGTACTTCAATTTGAATTCATTTAACCTAAATTAGTGTTGAACCATACTCAAATATAACTAAAAAGATAATAACACATTTACAACCATAATTTGATTAAACTAACCCAAAACCAAACTATCTCTTCATTTTTCTATTATATAATCAAAAAGGTTTAAGAAAACAATTTATCCCCAAATAAGCTAAAACTATCAAAGCTTCAATTCATTAAGCCTCAATTAGTGTTAAACCAGATTCAAACATAACCAAAAAGGTAATACCgcattttctaacaatcttataatTAAACTAACCCAAAACTAAACAATCACTCaattttttcttaaataaccaAAAGAGTTCCAAAAAATTACTTATATCCACACAAACCCTAAAATTATCAACATTTCTATCAAATTATCTACCATgcaatataaaaaaacaaaacaattaaggGAATAAGAGAGAacctttgaaaagagattaaTCGTACGGAAGAAAGTGAGCCTCAGGTGAGGCTTCTTGACATGCGTTTTAACAGCATTGTTATGCTGAACAATCCAGAAGGAAAGATCAACAGCAACTCGCTTGTTTCTCAAGAAATCAAAACCTTCATTGCGTGCATAGGGCTTCAACAAATCCCAGAAATTACCACCAACACCCATTGATTGTGCTTTCTACTTAATCACAAAAATGGGTAACCGAAAACATCATCAAAATTCAGTCTTGTTTTGAAACAGACACTGAACGGGTTCGAATGTTAGGTTTCGTTTCTGGAAGAGAAGAAGACAGAGAGACtgtcaatttttttttggaacaaaGATAACAAAATTTAGCCGTTGGGTGTTTTGTAACGTTACAATTTAGAGAAGATTGGGCTTTGGATAGACAGAAAGGTTGTGCTATTGGCACCCATTGTTTACTAATACACTCTatgtcatttatttattttggtatGAATAAGTTATTTATAAGTTTAGAGttgaatataattaaaataaattgtatTATTTATCAATTTAGGAGATGAGAAGACAAATTTTGATGCTTGCCTACACAAAAAGGTATTTTAGAAATATTCTTATATAAAATGGATAGATTAAATgcatttttctctttcttttttacaTGTTAAAATGGCATAAGAAAGTTATCATTCCTTTGTcttaaattatatatcaaaagtaaaaaaaatcatatatattaataaaagtaaaatataatagtttagattataatttttttcttataataaattttttaaaaatatgtaaacTAATTTTTATTGACTATTAGTTATAGAGAGACGAGAGAGAGGGCAAATTAATtacaatttatattttattttattttaaaaatgataattGGAACAAAAAAAATTTTTCCTTATAATAttgcaaaaataaaaagatttttttcttaaattgagACGGAGGAAATACATTTAAAACATTTATATCAATAATGTGATTCTCCCACTTTAATTGATTAGAGCTTCATTTTTCTGTTTGTAGGAGGTGAGAAGTAAAAGTTTGATGTAGGGGTGTTTATGGCTCGGTTTGGGTTGAATTTAGCCAAAACGATAACCCAACTCGTACATGGTACACTGATTTGGGTGAGGAAAAATAACCACCCACAAtattattgggttggtttgggtaaaaccacaaatttatggGTTGGATTGGATTGGGTAATGGGTTAcccaatattatttttccttatataattattaatgatatgttacatttttttcttaataaatagcttaacatgttattgtttttttttaacatcAAATGTCAAAATGTATAATGAAATTTATCATAAACATATGTTTGTAAAAACCAAAGTTACATTAGTAAAACCTAGAATTGCATAAAATACTAGCAATTTATTAGAATTAGCGtcaaaataatcaaaatgtgGCATCCTAATAAGTTAAAATCATTACTTACTAAATAAAAGATCTTcaaaaagttgaaattgaagcaagcaaaattaaaaatatcaaaatcatcacttgtcaaattacaaaatatatatatatatatatatatatatatatatatatatatatatatatatatatatatatatatatatatatatatatatatatatatagtcactCAATAACCCATTGGTTTTGTGGGTTGGGTGTGGTTTTACCTGTAACCCAATTATTTTGAATgtgttttcatttttgaaaaccgtATTTACTCAATAACCCGACCCAACCCACTTTTTTGGATCGGTTTGGGTGGGTTTACTGGGTTTATTGGGTTTACccaacccatgaacacccctagtttGATGCACGcgtataaaa
The Vicia villosa cultivar HV-30 ecotype Madison, WI linkage group LG6, Vvil1.0, whole genome shotgun sequence genome window above contains:
- the LOC131609582 gene encoding ribosomal RNA small subunit methyltransferase, chloroplastic-like gives rise to the protein MSLSLSHQCYLQTLPPISHNASFNSHHKPPQKANGSRRSPKLYIACARGNNRPSTPNKDDYHGTLKALNSKGRSPRKSLGQNYMLNSEINEQLVGVAGVQEGDVVLEIGPGTGSLTNTLINSGAFVLAVEKDKHMAALVSERFSSTGKLKVLNEDIVKCHVRSHISSLYENTKEIDSDNRKAKVVANIPFYISTDVIKLLLPMGDIFSEVVLLLQEETALRLVEPSLRTPEYRPINIFVNFYSDPEYKFKVERTNFFPQPNVDAAVVSFKLKQPSEYPQVSSSKSFFAVVNSAFNEKRKMIRKSLQHICTSVEIEEALESIGLLSTSRPEELTMDDFVKLHNLITKE
- the LOC131612087 gene encoding flap endonuclease GEN-like 1, whose product is MGVGGNFWDLLKPYARNEGFDFLRNKRVAVDLSFWIVQHNNAVKTHVKKPHLRLTFFRTINLFSKFGAFPVFVVDGTPSPLKSKARSARFFRSSGIESTSLPVSEGVSAERNRSFSICVQECVELAELLGIPVLKAKGEAEALCAQLNSEGYVDACITSDSDAFLFGAKCVIKSFSPNSKEPFECYNVSEIEAGLGLKRRHLIAIALLVGNDHDMNGVQGIGLDGALRFVQAFSEDDVLNRLHEIGKGNAFQVPIDIKSDDNMDIDGNSPNSKQPHCSFCGHPGNKRDHTKSSCEFCVTNDSEGCLKKPEGFKCDCNSCGMNRKNKEQKKIENWHTKICDKIAKEPNFPKDEIIAMYLCNDNGYFSAIDGPKISWERPKIELLIHFLNFHQNWDPSYIRRIMFPMMSTIFLREMATTTTTTTDSLLFGQFEFNSVKRVKTRYGYQIYVVKWKRAMGSIASKTLSSQSGTQEDVIDVDDDTVDLLDDCDSPEIVEEDGCRFLLTDENMDLVGAAYPEEVKRFWHEQELKDARRKKNPTSKSQENEKSSTSSPNSKGVQLNITEFFPTTKSKHSSKHGEESSSRKSDSPDSGGSKVKRKSSSPNIPKSVRRRLLFDD